The proteins below come from a single Drosophila kikkawai strain 14028-0561.14 chromosome 3R, DkikHiC1v2, whole genome shotgun sequence genomic window:
- the LOC108080436 gene encoding uncharacterized protein, with translation MKAFIIAGVCVLSVLSLGAAQFQNGRLEPPNPQLCAQRIIHEKTPDGKGYFFSWRDPQLKGVEEDWLTARNYCRRRCMDSVSLETSLENEWIKQRVVGENVKYIWTSGRLCDFKGCDRPDLQPTNINGWFWTATLQKLAPTTERSQGDWSPTGGIGLPQPDNREFKQNGAPENCLALLNQFYNDGVNWHDVACHHKKSFVCEENDALLKYVRYTNPNLRI, from the exons atgaaagcTTTCATTATCGCCGGTGTGTGCGTCTTGAGCGTGCTGAGTCTGGGAGCGGCTCAGTTCCAGAACGGACGTCTGGAACCCCCAAATCCGCAGCTCTGCGCCCAGCGCATCATCCACGAGAAGACCCCCGACGGCAAGGG CTACTTCTTCTCGTGGCGCGACCCCCAGCTGAAGGGCGTGGAGGAGGACTGGCTGACGGCCAGGAACTATTGCCGCCGTCGTTGCATGGACTCCGTGTCGCTGGAGACGAGCCTGGAGAATGAATGGATCAAGCAGCGTGTGGTTGGCGAGaat GTGAAATACATCTGGACCAGCGGCCGCTTGTGCGACTTCAAGGGCTGCGACCGCCCCGATCTTCAGCCCACGAACATCAACGGCTGGTTCTGGACCGCCACCCTGCAGAAGCTGGCCCCAACCACGGAGAGGTCTCAGGGTGACTGGTCGCCCACCGGCGGAATCGGTCTGCCCCAGCCGGATAACCGCGAATTCAAGCAGAACGGCGCCCCGGAGAACTGCCTGGCCCTGCTGAATCAGTTCTACAATGACGGCGTCAACTGGCACGATGTGGCCTGCCATCACAAGAAGTCCTTTGTCTGCGAGGAGAACGACGCCCTGCTGAAGTACGTGCGCTACACGAACCCCAATCTGCGCATCTAA
- the LOC108080421 gene encoding probable G-protein coupled receptor Mth-like 6 produces MPPQLTFFGAFIEILILQAAKAAISGCHFFETVNISSSQRLPNGSYVYEGLEVPVAMTGEYSYTSTDLENYKTVNNHLRGCVCKLKPCIWICCRHKDIQPNGECTDGLMKELNQIQPFLNVTLGNGSVNGSVLLGSAINNTIKLRGYDCLHPNQFSSANTEFFVAAFHGDVAEFNLPGANQILWLSEVFLILTIAVYLYVKKLQNLHGKCLICYLSSTFMFLLHEYLVYLDIPLQLCAVHAYSYNFFWMAKFTWLLSMSHQIWVGFTSVNRSESQHSFRTYSIFSWGLSAILTGVIFMIDYKWGNEPNMVEWIPGVGWDDCDLKGGWSYDATKLSLNNFIDYDVRARNYSSTMMIDYCIGVIIFVLFILKRSTIRLLKER; encoded by the exons ATGCCGCCACAACTTACATTTTTTGGGGCATTTATTGAGATTCTTATTTTGCAAGCAGCAAAAGCGGCTATTTCCGGATGCCACTTCTTTGAAACTGTGAATATATCGTCCAGCCAGCGACTACCCAATGGTTCATACGTATACGAAGGGCTCGAAGTTCCTGTGGCAATGACTGGAGAATATAGTTACACAAGCACGGATCTGGAAAACTATAAAACAGTAAATAACCACTTACGAGGATGTGTCTGCAAGCTAAAGCCGTGTATCTGGATCTGTTGTCGCCATAAGGATATACAACCAAATGGGGAATGCACCGATGGCCTGATGAAGGAACTGAATCAGATACAACCTTTCCTAAATGTAACACTCGGCAACGGATCCGTG AACGGAAGTGTACTGCTCGGGAGTGCAATAAACAACACGATCAAATTAAGGGGATATGACTGCCTTCATCCAAATCAGTTCAGTTCAGCCAACACTGAGTTCTTTGTGGCTGCCTTTCATGGCGATGTTGCTGAATTTAACCTACCAGGAGCCAATCAGA TCCTTTGGCTTTCGGAAGTATTCCTGATTCTCACGATCGCAGTGTATCTCTACGTAAAGAAATTGCAGAATCTGCACGGAAAGTGCCTTATTTGTTATCTGTCCTCTACGTTTATGTTTTTGCTTCATGAATATCTGGTGTACCTTGATATTCCTTTGCAATTATGTGCTGTACACG ctTACAGTTACAACTTTTTCTGGATGGCCAAGTTCACTTGGCTCTTGTCCATGAGCCATCAGATTTGGGTTGGATTTACATCGGTTAATAGATCAGAATCCCAACACAGTTTCCGCACATACAGTATCTTCTCCTGGGGCCTGTCGGCTATCCTGACGGGAGTCATATTCATGATTGATTATAAGTGGGGTAACGAGCCTAACATGGTGGAATGGATTCCAGGTGTTGGTTGGGACGATTGTGATTTAAAGG GAGGCTGGAGTTATGATGC GACGAAACTCTCATTAAATAACTTCATCGACTACGATGTAAGGGCAAGGAATTACAGTTCCACAATGATGAT TGATTATTGCATTGGCgtcattatttttgtgttgtttatCCTGAAGCGCAGCACTATTCGGCTTCTGAAAGAAAGGTGA
- the LOC108080460 gene encoding trypsin-2, protein MWFFLLWLTTLCVVAKANSTDSGPSTMGNSTESSRPNSFPYIVSIGTMVTGYYKHLCVGVIISNEHLLSAAHCVKPPKPVHPGGLYVIGGSERLDGKVGTRFTVVKVKVHPKFKVLEGYDIAVVKVSPKFPLNDGRFKSLSFNLKSPPDGFEGSMIGWGRVKVGEVKMLKPLPFRTIGNAKCIQSHRFVFLRNTDFCAVHLKGSQGACDGDSGAPLMDVENERLYGLMSYGRKACQPLMPYAFTRVGMFSDWIKENMLSM, encoded by the exons ATGTGGTTCTTTTTGCTGTGGCTAACGACACTGTGTGTGGTGGCAAAGGCCAATTCCACGGATTCTGGTCCTTCCACCATGGGGAACTCAACCGAGTCCAGTCGCCCCAACTCATTTCCCTACATCGTCTCCATCGGCACAATGGTCACTGGTTACTACAAGCACCTCTGCGTGGGTGTGATCATTTCGAATGAGCACCTGCTCAGCGCGGCGCACTGCGTCAAGCCCCCCAAGCCAGTTCACCCAGGGGGACTGTATGTAATTGGTGGCTCCGAAAGGCTCGATGGCAAGGTGGGAACCAGGTTTACTGTCGTCAAAGTAAAAGTTCATCCCAAGTTTAAGGTGCTCGAGGGATACGATATTGCGGTAGTGAAGGTTTCCCCAAAGTTCCCGCTAAATGATGGTCGATTTAAGAGCTTAAGCTTTAATCTTAAGTCACCTCCTGACGGCTTTGAGGGCTCGATGATTGGATGGGGCCGTGTCAAGGTCGGAGAGGTGAAGATGTTGAAGCCGCTACCTTTTCGGACAATCGGGAACGCGAAATGCATACAGAGTCATCGATTCGTTTTTCTTCGTAATACGGATTTCTGTGCCGTGCACTTGAAAGGATCTCAAGGAGCCTGTGAT ggCGACTCTGGAGCCCCTTTAATGGACGTGGAAAACGAACGGCTCTACGGCTTAATGTCCTACGGGAGAAAGGCATGTCAGCCACTTATGCCCTATGCATTTACCCGGGTCGGTATGTTTTCGGATTGGATTAAGGAAAATATGCTCAGTATGTGA
- the MBD-R2 gene encoding PHD finger protein 20-like protein 1, giving the protein MGRRCCVANCPSTSRLLEHHGVTYHSFPLDPVIRAIWIKNSRISLDRQITKSVLVCSRHFRRLDFNTIRNGKYLLKPRVFPTVFPWGKMDSAEIEADHRALQQASVEGTAVAGADPSSANEDVIKATVDNIVAQILAETAERNSSAASEEPKTSKADKEKEAAKTSAAPETGEEVPKPAQDSVAAPAVVPASEVAAPSAAATSASNSPLPGTPVKYSNPTNLTIGARLEALSVEGNWLPARIVEVNETEQTLLVRFERNHKLKVSPSTSGSFQEWMSIKSERLRQRLSNRVLPIFELEEKCMARWSGPRKFPGTVRRLLGNDTYEVLFDDGYTKNVRAVHMNKLPKQLLPVVGVDAAAVKAPAPPGTPSAAATPVPAATPVAPKRASTGSSASGASSSKKSKSAPQRRDWPLLDMASLDIAALGLPEIPHDGEWTCHWVNDQPIGAEGFLIVGEHQKPTVIVQDWRLPPGWIKHMYQRSNVLGKWDVILVSPSGKRFRSKSDLKVFLESQGLVYNPDVYDFSIHRRRAKDINAYVYTHDYNPQPPPKPKPMDVSLDSTMERSNTTLSSLPSTPMPVKESQYMEAPVASLMPPAELMSPQALLTDEGKPKTNPEQLEAIEGGAALPLEGGAPPAENGFAYIGGLKVQLQENLYVCPREGCGKTYRKEDFLLIHIRHYHKEFAEYVSNCPKMQELAVKRTHASSIEQGDAAPKNQIPNQQFFAKLHQQDMQQSRSFKRQSVPPTVTSPKAAGALPVASPTKTIVSPKTEPLDTMASDEGVINQEQVSLEAGATASVTPGLNRSAKRARFSPTKRSSGSRKSNRQRSQRRSNATDTTTVHNLSEHDADETRQSFNTPTPDARIDSKKRRSAPAAPAISSIDSPVMVDSVSTPSSNDQADINAALPPPADTIGKAPQYIKENGELIRIVRMRQEEIINCLCEYGEEDGLMIQCELCLCWQHGACNGIVKESDVPEKYVCYICRNPQRGRDSMRFKHDQDWLFEGKLPVAGYHTSNPQAIKQSELLKRSHTLTGNLLDARRSMHSLLVKINIAKNRSHPKLYLWAKKWDEDQVDAATLTPVKRPKTEIPDLPHVPQPEAAIDPEECQYRLIEHVKVQQSLVMNRLNDIEAEMDELEKEDSLEDLKDSDISTTKEAMATFIKELETMKRLARLNQVANIKQSLKDTPNQ; this is encoded by the exons ATGGGCCGCCGATGCTGCGTGGCCAACTGCCCCTCGACGTCCCGCCTGCTGGAGCACCACGGCGTCACTTACCACTCCTTCCCCCTCGATCCCGTCATCCGGGCCATCTGGATAAAGAACTCGCGCATCAGCCTGGATCGCCAGATCACCAAGAGCGTGCTTGTCTGCTCGCGCCACTTCCGGCGCCTGGATTTCAACACGATTCGCAATGGCAAGTATCTGCTGAAGCCACGTGTCTTCCCCACCGTCTTCCCGTGGGGCAAGATGGACTCCGCCGAGATAGAGGCTGACCACCGCGCCCTGCAGCAGGCCAGCGTCGAGGGAACGGCGGTCGCCGGAGCGGATCCCTCGTCGGCCAACGAGGACGTGATCAAGGCCACCGTGGACAATATCGTGGCGCAGATTCTGGCAGAGACTGCCGAGCGCAACTCCTCGGCGGCTTCCGAGGAGCCAAAGACGTCCAAGGCGGATAAGGAGAAGGAAGCGGCAAAAACCAGTGCTGCCCCGGAGACTGGGGAGGAGGTGCCCAAGCCAGCACAGGATTCTGTAGCCGCTCCCGCTGTTGTCCCGGCCAGCGAAGTAGCTGCCCCCTCTGCAGCGGCGACTTCCGCCTCGAACTCGCCGCTGCCTGGCACGCCGGTCAAGTACAGCAACCCCACCAATCTGACTATCGGCGCCCGCTTGGAGGCCTTGAGTGTGGAGGGCAACTGGCTGCCCGCCCGCATCGTGGAGGTGAATGAAACGGAGCAGACGCTGCTCGTGCGCTTCGAGCGCAACCACAAGCTGAAGGTGTCGCCGTCGACGAGCGGCAGCTTCCAGGAATGGATGTCCATCAAGTCGGAGCGGCTGAGGCAGCGCCTCAGCAACCGCGTGCTGCCCATCTTTGAGCTGGAGGAGAAGTGCATGGCCCGCTGGTCGGGGCCGCGCAAGTTTCCGGGCACCGTTCGCAGGCTGCTGGGCAACGACACCTACGAAGTGCTCTTCGACGATGGCTACACCAAGAACGTGCGTGCCGTGCACATGAACAAGCTGCCCAAGCAGCTTCTTCCCGTCGTGGGAGTGGATGCCGCAGCAGTTAAGGCTCCGGCACCGCCTGGAACTCCATCTGCAGCTGCGACTCCAGTGCCCGCCGCCACACCTGTGGCTCCAAAGAGGGCCAGTACTGGCAGCAGTGCCAGTGGTGCCTCGAGCAGCAAgaagagcaagagcgcgcccCAGCGCAGGGATTGGCCGCTTCTAGACATGGCCAGCTTGGACATAG CTGCTTTGGGCTTGCCGGAGATACCTCATGACGGGGAGTGGACCTGTCACTGGGTAAATGACCAGCCAATTGGAGCCGAGGGCTTCCTGATTGTGGGCGAGCACCAGAAGCCCACAGTGATCGTGCAGGACTGGAGACTTCCACCCGGCTGGATTAAACACATGTACCAGCGCTCCAATGTGCTCGGCAAGTGGGACGTCATCCTGGTCTCGCCCAGTGGCAAGCGGTTCCGCTCCAAGTCCGACCTGAAGGTGTTTCTCGAATCGCAAGGCTTGGTATACAATCCGGATGTATATGACTTCAGCATCCACCGGCGTCGGGCCAAGGACATCAATGCCTATGTCTACACACATGACTATAATCCGCAGCCACcgcccaagcccaagcccatGGATGTGTCGCTGGACTCTACGATGGAGCGTAGCAACACAACTTTATCATCTTTGCCATCGACTCCAATGCCCGTCAAGGAGAGCCAGTACATGGAGGCACCGGTGGCTTCTCTGATGCCACCAGCAGAGCTCATGTCGCCGCAGGCCCTGCTAACTGATGAAGGCAAGCCGAAGACTAACCCAGAGCAGCTGGAAGCTATTGAGGGTGGTGCAGCCCTGCCTCTGGAGGGTGGCGCTCCTCCAGCGGAGAATGGCTTTG CTTATATTGGCGGCCTAAAAGTCCAGCTCCAGGAGAATCTGTACGTATGCCCGCGCGAGGGTTGCGGCAAGACCTATCGCAAGGAGGACTTCTTGCTTATTCATATACGTCACTACCACAAGGAGTTTGCCGA GTACGTGAGCAACTGCCCGAAGATGCAGGAGTTGGCGGTGAAGCGCACACACGCCTCTTCCATCGAGCAGGGTGATGCAGCTCCCAAGAACCAAATACCAAACCAGCAATTCTTTGCCAAGCTGCACCAACAGGATATGCAGCAGTCGCGGTCTTTTAAGCGTCAGTCAGTTCCCCCAACGGTCACGTCGCCCAAGGCGGCTGGTGCTCTGCCAGTTGCTTCTCCAACCAAGACAATTGTATCGCCCAAAACGGAGCCACTGGACACGATGGCGTCCGATGAAGGTGTCATCAATCAAGAGCAGGTTTCGTTGGAGGCTGGAGCTACCGCCTCAGTGACTCCTGGACTGAATCGTTCCGCTAAGAGGGCTCGTTTCTCGCCGACAAAGCGTTCATCCGGCTCAAGGAAGAGCAACCGCCAGCGGTCACAGCGGCGCAGCAATGCGACCGACACTACGACCGTTCATAACTTGAGTGAACACGATGCCGACGAGACGCGTCAGTCCTTCAACACTCCCACGCCGGATGCACGCATCGATTCGAAGAAACGCCGCTCTGCTCCCGCTGCTCCAGCCATCAGCTCCATTGACTCTCCGGTTATGGTGGATTCGGTGTCCACACCGTCGTCCAATGACCAGGCCGACATAAATGCCGCTCTTCCGCCGCCGGCAGACACGATTGGGAAGGCGCCGCAATACATCAAGGAGAACGGCGAACTGATTCGCATCGTGCGAATGCGTCAAGAGGAGATTATCAACTGCCTCTGCGAGTATGGCGAGGAGGACGGCCTGATGATACAGTGCGAGCTGTGTCTGTGCTGGCAGCATGGCGCATGCAATGGCATTGTGAAGGAGTCGGACGTGCCGGAAAAGTACGTCTGCTACATCTGCCGCAATCCACAGAGGGGACGGGACTCAATGAGGTTTAAGCACGACCAGGACTGGCTGTTCGAGGGTAAGTTGCCGGTGGCCGGGTACCACACATCGAATCCCCAGGCTATCAAACAATCGGAGCTATTGAAGCGCTCGCACACGCTTACCGGCAACCTGCTGGACGCCAGACGCTCGATGCACTCGCTGCTGGTGAAGATCAACATCGCTAAAAACCGTTCCCACCCAAAGCTGTATCTGTGGGCAAAGAAGTGGGATGAGGACCAGGTGGACGCCGCTACCTTGACGCCGGTGAAGCGACCGAAGACAGAAATTCCCGACCTACCGCACGTTCCGCAGCCGGAGGCGGCCATCGATCCGGAGGAGTGCCAGTACCGCCTGATCGAGCACGTTAAGGTGCAGCAGTCCCTGGTCATGAATCGGCTGAACGACATTGAGGCCGAGATGGACG agCTTGAAAAGGAAGACAGCCTGGAAGACTTGAAAGACAGCGATATCTCCACCACCAAAGAGGCCATGGCCACATTCATCAAGGAGCTGGAGACTATGAAGCGCCTTGCCCGGCTCAATCAGGTGGCTAATATTAAGCAGAGCTTAAAGGATACCCCAAATCAGTAG
- the LOC108080447 gene encoding FAM172 family protein homolog CG10038 isoform X1 has protein sequence MWSKIFRLIRYHRYCDMAEAPLQTTNCEPALARLKNFGYAFDKAGVLRKIDPATGEPGEELFSYNISSDANENEKHYQKLADQIPEIVYALLEKNGLSRTYIPFGKPPEQSSFVYSQPAKLSQSKKLLILIHGSGQVKAGQWARSLIINNSLDHGSQLPYVRQAQKLGYDLLITNANDTTRFLNGKDILIKGVEKPQKHTKYVWKNIVLPSKPESVAIVAHSYGGFLTYDLVDEFFEFFKEKVFAIAFTDAVTASPQASNKDYLQSVACDWVTSKAPLDTLVSASKDDIRKVSAGHTKHEWTSYSAIDSIFKFMEEKYELRMNKK, from the exons ATGTGGTCAAAGATATTCAGACTGATTCGCTATCACAGGTACTGCGACATGGCAGAGGCACCGCTCCAGACCACCAATTGTGAGCCGGCTCTGGCCCGGCTAAAGAACTTTGGCTACGCCTTCGACAAAG CCGGAGTCCTGCGCAAAATCGATCCTGCAACGGGTGAACCCGGAGAGGAACTCTTCTCCTACAACATCAGCAGCGATGCCAATGAAAACGAGAAGCACTACCAGAAGCTGGCTGAT CAAATCCCTGAAATCGTCTATGCTTTGCTGGAGAAGAACGGCCTCAGTCGCACCTACATTCCTTTTGGTAAGCCGCCAGAGCAGTCGTCCTTCGTCTACTCCCAGCCAGCAAAACTGTCGCAGTCCAAGAAGCTGTTAATCCTGATCCATGGCAGTGGGCAAGTAAAGGCTGGTCAGTGGGCTAGAAG CTTAATCATCAACAACTCGTTGGACCATGGCTCCCAGCTGCCTTACGTGCGACAGGCCCAGAAGCTTGGCTACGATCTGCTCATCACCAATGCCAACGATACCACGCGATTCCTTAATGGCAAGGATATACTTATCAAAGGCGTAGAAAAGCCCCAGAAACACACCAAGTATGTGTGGAAGAACATAGTTTTGCCTTCCAAGCCGGAGAGTGTGGCCATTGTGGCTCACAGCTATGGAGGCTTTCTCACTTATGATCTG gttGATGAATTTTTTGAATTCTTCAAGGAAAAGGTATTTGCTATTGCCTTTACCGATGCGGTTACCGCAAGTCCACAGGCCAGCAACAAGGATTACTTGCAATCCGTGGCCTGTGATTGGGTCACCAGCAAGGCACCTTTGGACACACTGGTTTCAGCGTCCAAAGACGACATCCGGAAGGTTTCCGCTGGACACACCAAGCACGAGTGGACCTCGTACTCGGCCATCGATTCCATATTCAAGTTCATGGAGGAAAAGTATGAGCTGAGGATGAACAAGAAGTGA
- the LOC108080447 gene encoding FAM172 family protein homolog CG10038 isoform X2, with amino-acid sequence MAEAPLQTTNCEPALARLKNFGYAFDKAGVLRKIDPATGEPGEELFSYNISSDANENEKHYQKLADQIPEIVYALLEKNGLSRTYIPFGKPPEQSSFVYSQPAKLSQSKKLLILIHGSGQVKAGQWARSLIINNSLDHGSQLPYVRQAQKLGYDLLITNANDTTRFLNGKDILIKGVEKPQKHTKYVWKNIVLPSKPESVAIVAHSYGGFLTYDLVDEFFEFFKEKVFAIAFTDAVTASPQASNKDYLQSVACDWVTSKAPLDTLVSASKDDIRKVSAGHTKHEWTSYSAIDSIFKFMEEKYELRMNKK; translated from the exons ATGGCAGAGGCACCGCTCCAGACCACCAATTGTGAGCCGGCTCTGGCCCGGCTAAAGAACTTTGGCTACGCCTTCGACAAAG CCGGAGTCCTGCGCAAAATCGATCCTGCAACGGGTGAACCCGGAGAGGAACTCTTCTCCTACAACATCAGCAGCGATGCCAATGAAAACGAGAAGCACTACCAGAAGCTGGCTGAT CAAATCCCTGAAATCGTCTATGCTTTGCTGGAGAAGAACGGCCTCAGTCGCACCTACATTCCTTTTGGTAAGCCGCCAGAGCAGTCGTCCTTCGTCTACTCCCAGCCAGCAAAACTGTCGCAGTCCAAGAAGCTGTTAATCCTGATCCATGGCAGTGGGCAAGTAAAGGCTGGTCAGTGGGCTAGAAG CTTAATCATCAACAACTCGTTGGACCATGGCTCCCAGCTGCCTTACGTGCGACAGGCCCAGAAGCTTGGCTACGATCTGCTCATCACCAATGCCAACGATACCACGCGATTCCTTAATGGCAAGGATATACTTATCAAAGGCGTAGAAAAGCCCCAGAAACACACCAAGTATGTGTGGAAGAACATAGTTTTGCCTTCCAAGCCGGAGAGTGTGGCCATTGTGGCTCACAGCTATGGAGGCTTTCTCACTTATGATCTG gttGATGAATTTTTTGAATTCTTCAAGGAAAAGGTATTTGCTATTGCCTTTACCGATGCGGTTACCGCAAGTCCACAGGCCAGCAACAAGGATTACTTGCAATCCGTGGCCTGTGATTGGGTCACCAGCAAGGCACCTTTGGACACACTGGTTTCAGCGTCCAAAGACGACATCCGGAAGGTTTCCGCTGGACACACCAAGCACGAGTGGACCTCGTACTCGGCCATCGATTCCATATTCAAGTTCATGGAGGAAAAGTATGAGCTGAGGATGAACAAGAAGTGA